The following are from one region of the Thermoleophilaceae bacterium genome:
- a CDS encoding tautomerase family protein, protein MPLIQVKLIEGVFTAPQKREIVQRLSETLVEIVGENMRRITWCVVEEIGSGEWGIGGQPLTADDVRALVS, encoded by the coding sequence ATGCCGCTCATCCAGGTAAAGCTCATCGAGGGCGTCTTCACCGCGCCGCAGAAGCGGGAGATCGTGCAGCGTCTCAGCGAGACGCTCGTGGAGATCGTCGGCGAGAACATGCGCCGGATCACCTGGTGCGTGGTCGAGGAGATCGGCAGCGGGGAGTGGGGGATCGGTGGCCAGCCGCTCACCGCCGACGACGTCCGGGCGCTCGTGTCATGA
- a CDS encoding RNA polymerase sigma factor, with amino-acid sequence MTRRLDPERIGDHLDRLYRVALALCGSRERAEDLVQDTYVRVLAKPRFLRGDDDLGYLVRVLRNMFISQYRRDSVRPALATAAEIDSFEDGSSRQPAEIVESRLVYDAIAALPPNFRDALVAVDVAGLTYREAAHALRVRESTLTSRVFRARQRVAEALAPEEPAAGKVSEEACVLVADPTPQRKDSR; translated from the coding sequence ATGACACGACGTCTCGATCCGGAGAGGATCGGGGATCATCTCGACCGGCTCTACCGCGTCGCGCTGGCGCTCTGCGGCTCGCGGGAGCGCGCCGAGGACCTCGTGCAGGACACCTATGTGCGGGTGCTGGCCAAGCCACGCTTTCTCCGCGGCGACGACGACCTCGGCTACCTGGTGCGCGTATTGCGCAACATGTTCATCAGCCAGTACCGGCGCGACAGTGTGAGGCCGGCGCTAGCGACCGCCGCTGAGATCGACAGCTTCGAGGACGGATCCTCGCGGCAACCGGCAGAGATCGTGGAGTCACGCCTCGTCTACGACGCGATCGCCGCGCTTCCGCCGAACTTCCGCGATGCGCTCGTTGCCGTTGACGTCGCCGGGCTCACCTATCGGGAAGCGGCCCATGCGCTTCGCGTTCGCGAGTCCACCCTCACGAGCCGCGTCTTCCGGGCCCGGCAGAGGGTGGCCGAGGCGCTCGCGCCGGAGGAGCCGGCGGCCGGAAAGGTTTCCGAGGAGGCGTGCGTCCTTGTTGCGGACCCCACCCCGCAACGAAAGGACTCAAGGTGA
- a CDS encoding calcium-binding protein — MKPSLLLATLGATLAGFGIHALPAHAAVTSATTDGTTATLNLDGADDNVTVSVSGGVLVHGQTTGGLASGADWDSATPGTQTVPADGTFSVVVNGGDGNDTITVLAKPTEVFGVLLNGNGGDDVLTGADTNDLLNGGAGNDRLIGAKGADIMNGDDGNDTLVWNNGDGSDNMDGGNGNDTAEVNGNATLGDTFTIAPDAQSGRIVFKRTNLVPFTLQTTTEHFQVNGLGGDDSLTSVDGVGARTQLAVDGGAGDDVIKGSDGPDLIVGGEGNDILDGGAGDDRIVGDRGSDTMNGDADDDTLVWNNGDGTDVMNGDDGRDDIEVNGSPTAGDMFNVHPNGDRIDFERTNLVPFSLDIGSSETMHANGLGGDDAITVGDVGAFEVTAAGGPGNDTLTGGSGSETFLGGSGDDTINPGGGLDVVSGDDGNDTVNIRDNTADVARGGTGNDSVVADTPDLDTLDGFETVDRPQVDAQVPANTATRPVTIAGGTVKVRKSGRIAAIKVSCPADSPGHCTGSLILRTAHRVHVAGLSVIFELGSARYDVAPGASETLRVKVLKGTERLADRKGHLKALAIASTGSSGSIASTTQGLTLALGTARKKVH; from the coding sequence GTGAAACCCTCACTGCTACTGGCCACGCTGGGAGCGACGCTCGCCGGCTTTGGCATCCACGCCTTACCTGCACACGCGGCCGTCACCTCGGCAACGACCGACGGTACGACCGCGACGCTCAACCTCGACGGCGCGGACGACAACGTCACGGTTTCCGTGTCCGGCGGCGTGCTCGTCCACGGGCAGACCACGGGCGGTCTGGCCAGCGGCGCCGACTGGGACAGCGCGACCCCCGGGACTCAGACCGTCCCCGCCGACGGCACGTTCTCCGTGGTCGTAAACGGCGGCGACGGCAACGACACGATCACCGTCCTGGCCAAGCCCACCGAGGTCTTCGGCGTGTTGCTGAATGGCAACGGCGGTGACGATGTCCTCACCGGCGCGGACACCAACGACCTCCTCAACGGAGGTGCCGGGAACGATCGCCTGATCGGGGCGAAGGGCGCCGACATCATGAACGGCGACGACGGCAACGACACCCTGGTGTGGAACAACGGCGACGGCTCGGACAACATGGACGGCGGGAACGGCAACGACACCGCCGAGGTGAACGGAAACGCCACGCTGGGTGACACGTTCACCATCGCGCCGGACGCGCAGTCGGGTCGCATCGTGTTCAAGCGAACGAACCTGGTGCCGTTCACCCTCCAGACCACCACGGAGCACTTCCAGGTCAACGGCCTTGGAGGGGACGACTCGCTCACCTCGGTCGACGGCGTGGGCGCGCGGACGCAGCTTGCTGTTGATGGTGGTGCCGGAGACGACGTGATCAAAGGCTCCGATGGGCCCGACCTCATCGTCGGCGGCGAGGGCAACGACATCCTCGACGGCGGCGCAGGTGACGACCGGATCGTCGGCGACCGCGGCAGCGACACCATGAACGGTGATGCGGACGACGACACGCTCGTCTGGAACAACGGCGACGGCACGGATGTCATGAACGGCGACGACGGCCGCGACGACATCGAGGTGAACGGCTCCCCGACCGCGGGTGACATGTTCAACGTCCACCCGAACGGAGACCGCATCGACTTCGAGCGCACGAACCTCGTCCCGTTCTCGCTCGACATCGGCTCCAGCGAGACGATGCACGCGAACGGGCTCGGGGGCGACGACGCGATCACCGTCGGTGACGTCGGCGCTTTCGAGGTCACGGCCGCCGGCGGCCCGGGCAACGACACGCTCACGGGCGGCAGCGGCTCGGAGACCTTCCTGGGCGGATCGGGTGACGACACGATCAATCCGGGGGGCGGTCTCGACGTGGTCTCCGGTGATGACGGCAACGACACCGTCAACATCCGCGACAACACGGCCGACGTGGCGCGTGGCGGCACGGGCAACGACTCGGTCGTGGCGGACACGCCGGATCTCGACACCCTCGACGGCTTCGAGACGGTGGACCGGCCGCAGGTCGATGCGCAGGTGCCGGCCAACACCGCCACCCGCCCGGTGACGATCGCGGGCGGCACCGTGAAGGTGAGGAAGTCTGGCCGCATCGCGGCGATCAAGGTGAGCTGCCCGGCGGATTCGCCCGGCCACTGCACCGGCTCGCTCATCCTGCGCACCGCCCACCGCGTTCACGTCGCCGGCCTGAGCGTGATCTTCGAGTTGGGCAGCGCGCGCTATGACGTCGCCCCCGGCGCCTCGGAG